DNA sequence from the Desulfobulbaceae bacterium genome:
TTCTCCCAAAGGCAACTGTTGAAGCCTTGTAGAGAGTCCAAATCCGTGGACGAGTCCAAAACTGAATATCACAAGCAACAGGTTTGGCGAGGAGCGGTCTAAAAATTTTTTAAAGCCATCAATATTCTCGAATCCCTTATAACAAACACTCAATGCGATTACGGCATCAATAAGAAAATAGTTTGCTGAAATACTAAATACAGTAGCAAATATGAGAGTAATACTGTGACCTAGGGTGAATGCTGTGATGTACTTTACAATGTCTCGGAATCCGGTCAAAAAGAAAATTACACCAAAAATAAATAGTAGATGATCGTAGCCGGTGAACATATGAGTGGCTCCGAGCCAGACATATCGGAGATTTCCGCCAGCAATCATAGCCTGTATATCGGACTGTGACATTCCATGGGCAAAGGCTGCCACAGGAATAAAGAGTGTCAGTATGAGCACTAATGTTTTTACTGATTGATTCAACTTCATAAAATACCTCATAT
Encoded proteins:
- a CDS encoding HupE/UreJ family protein; translation: MKLNQSVKTLVLILTLFIPVAAFAHGMSQSDIQAMIAGGNLRYVWLGATHMFTGYDHLLFIFGVIFFLTGFRDIVKYITAFTLGHSITLIFATVFSISANYFLIDAVIALSVCYKGFENIDGFKKFLDRSSPNLLLVIFSFGLVHGFGLSTRLQQLPLGESGLIMRILSFNVGVEIGQVIALAIMLLILSGWRMSKSFTQFSAISNGGLIAAGAFLFIMQMHGYSHNSSPDDFSFSSDNHYHEHQKMEQELIQKQRNSHKPFAFE